In the Ipomoea triloba cultivar NCNSP0323 chromosome 6, ASM357664v1 genome, one interval contains:
- the LOC116021540 gene encoding G-type lectin S-receptor-like serine/threonine-protein kinase At4g27290 isoform X4: MNGLSKHVDGEEHAAKRTKTEYPPLASRFIKKISSARDSITSTQFLKDGETIVSSGGIFELGFFSPTNSLNRYVGIWYKQIPVFTVVWVANRDTPITNTSSSVVFQIINSGRLALVEGNNSILWHTNTSILVQNPVAKLLDSGNLVITDGNENFLWQSFYHPTDTLLPGMIIGKNFHTGVEISLSSWKTQNNPGSGEYTFSLEATGYPQVVIKNGRMEVHRSGPWNGMDLNGTPGMGKLGTITQTFVIANTTAFLLYFKVFNSSSLVRAIISSSGTLQFYLWEDGSEEWNILYTAPTDICDRYGYCGANDTKLSWFNSSMNLKECEKFCLKNCNCTAYSSLDISNGEHGCLIWFGDLIDLRMLPGQDLYIRMAASDLDYTSSSKGKKFNIVKLTSSLLIVPLALSLVTMIMKFYKRKWKEMKPVQPELLLVEDQTLFEASTITRATENFSIKNKIGEGGYGPVYKGVLDDGREIAVKRLSKTSTQGLEEFKNEVNFIAKLQHRNLVNLLGWCIKGEEMLLIYEYMPNKSLDSFIFDNSRRVLLDWTKRFDIINGIARGLLYLHQDSRLRIIHRDLKASNILLDIDMNPKISDFGLARSIGGNETGANTARVAGTHGYMSPEYAGNGMFSTKSDVFSFGVSVLEIVSGRRNRGFSHQDHYENLPSYAWKLYRDGRSIELLDEHLVESCNLTQVLRSIHIGLLCVQQHPEDRPSMYSVVQMLSNDADLPIAKKPGFFTGREIETHISTMEITDSVNEITISLLNPR; this comes from the exons ATGAATGGATTAAGCAAACATGTAGATGGGGAAGAACATGCAGCCAAGCGTACCAAGACAGAATATCCCCCTCTCGCCTCTCGATTCATAAAG AAGATTTCTTCTGCAAGGGATAGCATTACCTCCACACAGTTCCTTAAAGATGGTGAAACCATTGTTTCCTCGGGTGGGATCTTTGAGTTGGGATTTTTTAGCCCAACCAATTCATTGAATCGCTATGTTGGAATatggtacaagcaaataccagTTTTCACAGTGGTTTGGGTTGCCAATAGAGATACTCCCATCACCAATACATCTTCTTCAGTTGTCTTCCAGATCATCAATTCAGGAAGGCTAGCTCTTGTTGAAGGTAACAATTCCATTTTATGGCATACTAACACTTCCATATTAGTCCAAAATCCAGTTGCCAAATTATTAGATTCTGGGAATCTGGTGATTACTGATGGAAATGAGAATTTTCTGTGGCAAAGTTTTTATCATCCTACAGATACTCTCTTGCCAGGCATGATAATTGGAAAGAATTTCCATACTGGTGTTGAGATCTCTCTGTCATCATGGAAGACACAAAACAATCCAGGTTCTGGGGAATATACATTTTCCCTCGAAGCTACTGGATATCCACAAGTTGTCATTAAAAATGGCAGAATGGAAGTGCATCGCTCAGGACCATGGAATGGTATGGATTTGAATGGAACACCAGGCATGGGGAAGTTGGGAACCATCACCCAAACTTTTGTAATTGCTAACACAACTGCTTTTTTGCTATACTTCAAGGTTTTTAATAGCTCAAGCTTGGTAAGGGCAATAATATCAAGCTCTGGGACCTTACAGTTCTATTTATGGGAAGATGGTTCAGAGGAATGGAACATTCTCTACACTGCACCAACAGATATCTGTGACAGATATGGATATTGTGGAGCAAATG ATACAAAGTTGTCATGGTTCAACAGCAGTATGAACCTTAAAGAGTGTGAGAAATTTTGCTTGAAGAATTGCAACTGTACAGCTTATTCAAGTTTAGACATAAGCAATGGAGAACATGGCTGTTTGATTTGGTTCGGTGATTTGATTGATCTTAGAATGCTACCTGGGCAAGATCTTTACATCAGGATGGCTGCTTCTGATTTAG ATTACACTTCAAGCTCAAAGGGCAAGAAATTCAATATAGTAAAATTGACTTCATCATTGTTGATTGTACCGCTGGCTCTGAGTTTGGTGACTATGATTATGAAATTCTATAAACGGAAATGGAAGGAGATGAAACCAGTTCAACCAGAGTTGTTATTGGTAGAAGATCAAACGTTATTTGAAGCATCTACAATAACAAGAGCAACTGAAAACTTTTCAATCAAGAACAAGATTGGAGAGGGAGGGTATGGACCTGTTTACAAG GGAGTTCTAGACGATGGTAGGGAAATAGCTGTGAAAAGGCTTTCAAAAACTTCTACTCAAGGACTTGAAGAGTTCAAAAATGAAGTCAATTTTATTGCCAAACTTCAACATAGAAATCTTGTGAATCTTCTTGGATGGTGCATTAAAGGGGAGGAAATGTTGTTGATATATGAATACATGCCAAACAAAAGCTTGGACTCATTTATATTTG ATAATTCAAGGAGAGTGTTACTTGATTGGACAAAACGCTTTGACATTATCAATGGAATTGCTAGAGGGCTTTTATATTTGCACCAAGATTCCCGTTTAAGAATTATTCATAGAGACCTTAAAGCTAGCAACATTTTGTTGGATATTGACATGAACCCAAAGATATCAGACTTTGGCCTAGCTAGAAGCATTGGAGGAAATGAAACAGGAGCAAATACAGCCCGAGTAGCTGGAACACA TGGCTACATGTCGCCGGAGTATGCAGGAAATGGGATGTTCTCTACTAAATCAGATGTGTTCAGCTTTGGTGTCTCGGTGTTAGAAATTGTGAGTGGGAGAAGAAATAGGGGATTTTCTCACCAAGATCACTATGAGAACCTTCCTAGTTAT GCTTGGAAGCTTTATAGAGATGGAAGATCAATTGAACTACTAGATGAGCATTTGGTTGAATCATGCAATTTGACTCAAGTTCTAAGATCAATTCACATTGGGTTATTATGCGTTCAACAACACCCTGAAGATAGGCCAAGCATGTATTCCGTAGTTCAAATGTTGTCCAATGATGCGGACTTGCCCATTGCTAAAAAACCTGGTTTTTTCACAGGAAGGGAAATTGAGACCCATATTTCTACTATGGAAATAACTGATTCTGTAAATGAAATCACCATTTCATTGTTAAATCCTCGTTAA
- the LOC116021540 gene encoding G-type lectin S-receptor-like serine/threonine-protein kinase At4g27290 isoform X1, which yields MNGLSKHVDGEEHAAKRTKTEYPPLASRFIKKISSARDSITSTQFLKDGETIVSSGGIFELGFFSPTNSLNRYVGIWYKQIPVFTVVWVANRDTPITNTSSSVVFQIINSGRLALVEGNNSILWHTNTSILVQNPVAKLLDSGNLVITDGNENFLWQSFYHPTDTLLPGMIIGKNFHTGVEISLSSWKTQNNPGSGEYTFSLEATGYPQVVIKNGRMEVHRSGPWNGMDLNGTPGMGKLGTITQTFVIANTTAFLLYFKVFNSSSLVRAIISSSGTLQFYLWEDGSEEWNILYTAPTDICDRYGYCGANGICYYDNYPSCSCLDNFMPKNAVGCVRRTPLSCQNGSSDGFLKYSGLKFPDTKLSWFNSSMNLKECEKFCLKNCNCTAYSSLDISNGEHGCLIWFGDLIDLRMLPGQDLYIRMAASDLDYTSSSKGKKFNIVKLTSSLLIVPLALSLVTMIMKFYKRKWKEMKPVQPELLLVEDQTLFEASTITRATENFSIKNKIGEGGYGPVYKGVLDDGREIAVKRLSKTSTQGLEEFKNEVNFIAKLQHRNLVNLLGWCIKGEEMLLIYEYMPNKSLDSFIFDNSRRVLLDWTKRFDIINGIARGLLYLHQDSRLRIIHRDLKASNILLDIDMNPKISDFGLARSIGGNETGANTARVAGTHGYMSPEYAGNGMFSTKSDVFSFGVSVLEIVSGRRNRGFSHQDHYENLPSYAWKLYRDGRSIELLDEHLVESCNLTQVLRSIHIGLLCVQQHPEDRPSMYSVVQMLSNDADLPIAKKPGFFTGREIETHISTMEITDSVNEITISLLNPR from the exons ATGAATGGATTAAGCAAACATGTAGATGGGGAAGAACATGCAGCCAAGCGTACCAAGACAGAATATCCCCCTCTCGCCTCTCGATTCATAAAG AAGATTTCTTCTGCAAGGGATAGCATTACCTCCACACAGTTCCTTAAAGATGGTGAAACCATTGTTTCCTCGGGTGGGATCTTTGAGTTGGGATTTTTTAGCCCAACCAATTCATTGAATCGCTATGTTGGAATatggtacaagcaaataccagTTTTCACAGTGGTTTGGGTTGCCAATAGAGATACTCCCATCACCAATACATCTTCTTCAGTTGTCTTCCAGATCATCAATTCAGGAAGGCTAGCTCTTGTTGAAGGTAACAATTCCATTTTATGGCATACTAACACTTCCATATTAGTCCAAAATCCAGTTGCCAAATTATTAGATTCTGGGAATCTGGTGATTACTGATGGAAATGAGAATTTTCTGTGGCAAAGTTTTTATCATCCTACAGATACTCTCTTGCCAGGCATGATAATTGGAAAGAATTTCCATACTGGTGTTGAGATCTCTCTGTCATCATGGAAGACACAAAACAATCCAGGTTCTGGGGAATATACATTTTCCCTCGAAGCTACTGGATATCCACAAGTTGTCATTAAAAATGGCAGAATGGAAGTGCATCGCTCAGGACCATGGAATGGTATGGATTTGAATGGAACACCAGGCATGGGGAAGTTGGGAACCATCACCCAAACTTTTGTAATTGCTAACACAACTGCTTTTTTGCTATACTTCAAGGTTTTTAATAGCTCAAGCTTGGTAAGGGCAATAATATCAAGCTCTGGGACCTTACAGTTCTATTTATGGGAAGATGGTTCAGAGGAATGGAACATTCTCTACACTGCACCAACAGATATCTGTGACAGATATGGATATTGTGGAGCAAATGGTATTTGTTACTATGATAACTATCCTTCTTGTAGTTGTTTAGACAACTTTATGCCTAAAAATGCAGTGGGGTGCGTTCGGAGGACACCCTTGAGTTGTCAAAATGGATCCTCAGATGGATTCTTGAAATATAGTGGTCTTAAATTTCCAGATACAAAGTTGTCATGGTTCAACAGCAGTATGAACCTTAAAGAGTGTGAGAAATTTTGCTTGAAGAATTGCAACTGTACAGCTTATTCAAGTTTAGACATAAGCAATGGAGAACATGGCTGTTTGATTTGGTTCGGTGATTTGATTGATCTTAGAATGCTACCTGGGCAAGATCTTTACATCAGGATGGCTGCTTCTGATTTAG ATTACACTTCAAGCTCAAAGGGCAAGAAATTCAATATAGTAAAATTGACTTCATCATTGTTGATTGTACCGCTGGCTCTGAGTTTGGTGACTATGATTATGAAATTCTATAAACGGAAATGGAAGGAGATGAAACCAGTTCAACCAGAGTTGTTATTGGTAGAAGATCAAACGTTATTTGAAGCATCTACAATAACAAGAGCAACTGAAAACTTTTCAATCAAGAACAAGATTGGAGAGGGAGGGTATGGACCTGTTTACAAG GGAGTTCTAGACGATGGTAGGGAAATAGCTGTGAAAAGGCTTTCAAAAACTTCTACTCAAGGACTTGAAGAGTTCAAAAATGAAGTCAATTTTATTGCCAAACTTCAACATAGAAATCTTGTGAATCTTCTTGGATGGTGCATTAAAGGGGAGGAAATGTTGTTGATATATGAATACATGCCAAACAAAAGCTTGGACTCATTTATATTTG ATAATTCAAGGAGAGTGTTACTTGATTGGACAAAACGCTTTGACATTATCAATGGAATTGCTAGAGGGCTTTTATATTTGCACCAAGATTCCCGTTTAAGAATTATTCATAGAGACCTTAAAGCTAGCAACATTTTGTTGGATATTGACATGAACCCAAAGATATCAGACTTTGGCCTAGCTAGAAGCATTGGAGGAAATGAAACAGGAGCAAATACAGCCCGAGTAGCTGGAACACA TGGCTACATGTCGCCGGAGTATGCAGGAAATGGGATGTTCTCTACTAAATCAGATGTGTTCAGCTTTGGTGTCTCGGTGTTAGAAATTGTGAGTGGGAGAAGAAATAGGGGATTTTCTCACCAAGATCACTATGAGAACCTTCCTAGTTAT GCTTGGAAGCTTTATAGAGATGGAAGATCAATTGAACTACTAGATGAGCATTTGGTTGAATCATGCAATTTGACTCAAGTTCTAAGATCAATTCACATTGGGTTATTATGCGTTCAACAACACCCTGAAGATAGGCCAAGCATGTATTCCGTAGTTCAAATGTTGTCCAATGATGCGGACTTGCCCATTGCTAAAAAACCTGGTTTTTTCACAGGAAGGGAAATTGAGACCCATATTTCTACTATGGAAATAACTGATTCTGTAAATGAAATCACCATTTCATTGTTAAATCCTCGTTAA
- the LOC116021540 gene encoding G-type lectin S-receptor-like serine/threonine-protein kinase At4g27290 isoform X3 — protein MGNDVPLLVALMLLVSIQKISSARDSITSTQFLKDGETIVSSGGIFELGFFSPTNSLNRYVGIWYKQIPVFTVVWVANRDTPITNTSSSVVFQIINSGRLALVEGNNSILWHTNTSILVQNPVAKLLDSGNLVITDGNENFLWQSFYHPTDTLLPGMIIGKNFHTGVEISLSSWKTQNNPGSGEYTFSLEATGYPQVVIKNGRMEVHRSGPWNGMDLNGTPGMGKLGTITQTFVIANTTAFLLYFKVFNSSSLVRAIISSSGTLQFYLWEDGSEEWNILYTAPTDICDRYGYCGANGICYYDNYPSCSCLDNFMPKNAVGCVRRTPLSCQNGSSDGFLKYSGLKFPDTKLSWFNSSMNLKECEKFCLKNCNCTAYSSLDISNGEHGCLIWFGDLIDLRMLPGQDLYIRMAASDLDYTSSSKGKKFNIVKLTSSLLIVPLALSLVTMIMKFYKRKWKEMKPVQPELLLVEDQTLFEASTITRATENFSIKNKIGEGGYGPVYKGVLDDGREIAVKRLSKTSTQGLEEFKNEVNFIAKLQHRNLVNLLGWCIKGEEMLLIYEYMPNKSLDSFIFDNSRRVLLDWTKRFDIINGIARGLLYLHQDSRLRIIHRDLKASNILLDIDMNPKISDFGLARSIGGNETGANTARVAGTHGYMSPEYAGNGMFSTKSDVFSFGVSVLEIVSGRRNRGFSHQDHYENLPSYAWKLYRDGRSIELLDEHLVESCNLTQVLRSIHIGLLCVQQHPEDRPSMYSVVQMLSNDADLPIAKKPGFFTGREIETHISTMEITDSVNEITISLLNPR, from the exons ATGGGAAATGATGTTCCATTGTTGGTTGCTTTAATGCTCTTAGTTTCAATTCAGAAGATTTCTTCTGCAAGGGATAGCATTACCTCCACACAGTTCCTTAAAGATGGTGAAACCATTGTTTCCTCGGGTGGGATCTTTGAGTTGGGATTTTTTAGCCCAACCAATTCATTGAATCGCTATGTTGGAATatggtacaagcaaataccagTTTTCACAGTGGTTTGGGTTGCCAATAGAGATACTCCCATCACCAATACATCTTCTTCAGTTGTCTTCCAGATCATCAATTCAGGAAGGCTAGCTCTTGTTGAAGGTAACAATTCCATTTTATGGCATACTAACACTTCCATATTAGTCCAAAATCCAGTTGCCAAATTATTAGATTCTGGGAATCTGGTGATTACTGATGGAAATGAGAATTTTCTGTGGCAAAGTTTTTATCATCCTACAGATACTCTCTTGCCAGGCATGATAATTGGAAAGAATTTCCATACTGGTGTTGAGATCTCTCTGTCATCATGGAAGACACAAAACAATCCAGGTTCTGGGGAATATACATTTTCCCTCGAAGCTACTGGATATCCACAAGTTGTCATTAAAAATGGCAGAATGGAAGTGCATCGCTCAGGACCATGGAATGGTATGGATTTGAATGGAACACCAGGCATGGGGAAGTTGGGAACCATCACCCAAACTTTTGTAATTGCTAACACAACTGCTTTTTTGCTATACTTCAAGGTTTTTAATAGCTCAAGCTTGGTAAGGGCAATAATATCAAGCTCTGGGACCTTACAGTTCTATTTATGGGAAGATGGTTCAGAGGAATGGAACATTCTCTACACTGCACCAACAGATATCTGTGACAGATATGGATATTGTGGAGCAAATGGTATTTGTTACTATGATAACTATCCTTCTTGTAGTTGTTTAGACAACTTTATGCCTAAAAATGCAGTGGGGTGCGTTCGGAGGACACCCTTGAGTTGTCAAAATGGATCCTCAGATGGATTCTTGAAATATAGTGGTCTTAAATTTCCAGATACAAAGTTGTCATGGTTCAACAGCAGTATGAACCTTAAAGAGTGTGAGAAATTTTGCTTGAAGAATTGCAACTGTACAGCTTATTCAAGTTTAGACATAAGCAATGGAGAACATGGCTGTTTGATTTGGTTCGGTGATTTGATTGATCTTAGAATGCTACCTGGGCAAGATCTTTACATCAGGATGGCTGCTTCTGATTTAG ATTACACTTCAAGCTCAAAGGGCAAGAAATTCAATATAGTAAAATTGACTTCATCATTGTTGATTGTACCGCTGGCTCTGAGTTTGGTGACTATGATTATGAAATTCTATAAACGGAAATGGAAGGAGATGAAACCAGTTCAACCAGAGTTGTTATTGGTAGAAGATCAAACGTTATTTGAAGCATCTACAATAACAAGAGCAACTGAAAACTTTTCAATCAAGAACAAGATTGGAGAGGGAGGGTATGGACCTGTTTACAAG GGAGTTCTAGACGATGGTAGGGAAATAGCTGTGAAAAGGCTTTCAAAAACTTCTACTCAAGGACTTGAAGAGTTCAAAAATGAAGTCAATTTTATTGCCAAACTTCAACATAGAAATCTTGTGAATCTTCTTGGATGGTGCATTAAAGGGGAGGAAATGTTGTTGATATATGAATACATGCCAAACAAAAGCTTGGACTCATTTATATTTG ATAATTCAAGGAGAGTGTTACTTGATTGGACAAAACGCTTTGACATTATCAATGGAATTGCTAGAGGGCTTTTATATTTGCACCAAGATTCCCGTTTAAGAATTATTCATAGAGACCTTAAAGCTAGCAACATTTTGTTGGATATTGACATGAACCCAAAGATATCAGACTTTGGCCTAGCTAGAAGCATTGGAGGAAATGAAACAGGAGCAAATACAGCCCGAGTAGCTGGAACACA TGGCTACATGTCGCCGGAGTATGCAGGAAATGGGATGTTCTCTACTAAATCAGATGTGTTCAGCTTTGGTGTCTCGGTGTTAGAAATTGTGAGTGGGAGAAGAAATAGGGGATTTTCTCACCAAGATCACTATGAGAACCTTCCTAGTTAT GCTTGGAAGCTTTATAGAGATGGAAGATCAATTGAACTACTAGATGAGCATTTGGTTGAATCATGCAATTTGACTCAAGTTCTAAGATCAATTCACATTGGGTTATTATGCGTTCAACAACACCCTGAAGATAGGCCAAGCATGTATTCCGTAGTTCAAATGTTGTCCAATGATGCGGACTTGCCCATTGCTAAAAAACCTGGTTTTTTCACAGGAAGGGAAATTGAGACCCATATTTCTACTATGGAAATAACTGATTCTGTAAATGAAATCACCATTTCATTGTTAAATCCTCGTTAA
- the LOC116021540 gene encoding G-type lectin S-receptor-like serine/threonine-protein kinase At4g27290 isoform X2 gives MNGLSKHVDGEEHAAKRTKTEYPPLASRFIKISSARDSITSTQFLKDGETIVSSGGIFELGFFSPTNSLNRYVGIWYKQIPVFTVVWVANRDTPITNTSSSVVFQIINSGRLALVEGNNSILWHTNTSILVQNPVAKLLDSGNLVITDGNENFLWQSFYHPTDTLLPGMIIGKNFHTGVEISLSSWKTQNNPGSGEYTFSLEATGYPQVVIKNGRMEVHRSGPWNGMDLNGTPGMGKLGTITQTFVIANTTAFLLYFKVFNSSSLVRAIISSSGTLQFYLWEDGSEEWNILYTAPTDICDRYGYCGANGICYYDNYPSCSCLDNFMPKNAVGCVRRTPLSCQNGSSDGFLKYSGLKFPDTKLSWFNSSMNLKECEKFCLKNCNCTAYSSLDISNGEHGCLIWFGDLIDLRMLPGQDLYIRMAASDLDYTSSSKGKKFNIVKLTSSLLIVPLALSLVTMIMKFYKRKWKEMKPVQPELLLVEDQTLFEASTITRATENFSIKNKIGEGGYGPVYKGVLDDGREIAVKRLSKTSTQGLEEFKNEVNFIAKLQHRNLVNLLGWCIKGEEMLLIYEYMPNKSLDSFIFDNSRRVLLDWTKRFDIINGIARGLLYLHQDSRLRIIHRDLKASNILLDIDMNPKISDFGLARSIGGNETGANTARVAGTHGYMSPEYAGNGMFSTKSDVFSFGVSVLEIVSGRRNRGFSHQDHYENLPSYAWKLYRDGRSIELLDEHLVESCNLTQVLRSIHIGLLCVQQHPEDRPSMYSVVQMLSNDADLPIAKKPGFFTGREIETHISTMEITDSVNEITISLLNPR, from the exons ATGAATGGATTAAGCAAACATGTAGATGGGGAAGAACATGCAGCCAAGCGTACCAAGACAGAATATCCCCCTCTCGCCTCTCGATTCATAAAG ATTTCTTCTGCAAGGGATAGCATTACCTCCACACAGTTCCTTAAAGATGGTGAAACCATTGTTTCCTCGGGTGGGATCTTTGAGTTGGGATTTTTTAGCCCAACCAATTCATTGAATCGCTATGTTGGAATatggtacaagcaaataccagTTTTCACAGTGGTTTGGGTTGCCAATAGAGATACTCCCATCACCAATACATCTTCTTCAGTTGTCTTCCAGATCATCAATTCAGGAAGGCTAGCTCTTGTTGAAGGTAACAATTCCATTTTATGGCATACTAACACTTCCATATTAGTCCAAAATCCAGTTGCCAAATTATTAGATTCTGGGAATCTGGTGATTACTGATGGAAATGAGAATTTTCTGTGGCAAAGTTTTTATCATCCTACAGATACTCTCTTGCCAGGCATGATAATTGGAAAGAATTTCCATACTGGTGTTGAGATCTCTCTGTCATCATGGAAGACACAAAACAATCCAGGTTCTGGGGAATATACATTTTCCCTCGAAGCTACTGGATATCCACAAGTTGTCATTAAAAATGGCAGAATGGAAGTGCATCGCTCAGGACCATGGAATGGTATGGATTTGAATGGAACACCAGGCATGGGGAAGTTGGGAACCATCACCCAAACTTTTGTAATTGCTAACACAACTGCTTTTTTGCTATACTTCAAGGTTTTTAATAGCTCAAGCTTGGTAAGGGCAATAATATCAAGCTCTGGGACCTTACAGTTCTATTTATGGGAAGATGGTTCAGAGGAATGGAACATTCTCTACACTGCACCAACAGATATCTGTGACAGATATGGATATTGTGGAGCAAATGGTATTTGTTACTATGATAACTATCCTTCTTGTAGTTGTTTAGACAACTTTATGCCTAAAAATGCAGTGGGGTGCGTTCGGAGGACACCCTTGAGTTGTCAAAATGGATCCTCAGATGGATTCTTGAAATATAGTGGTCTTAAATTTCCAGATACAAAGTTGTCATGGTTCAACAGCAGTATGAACCTTAAAGAGTGTGAGAAATTTTGCTTGAAGAATTGCAACTGTACAGCTTATTCAAGTTTAGACATAAGCAATGGAGAACATGGCTGTTTGATTTGGTTCGGTGATTTGATTGATCTTAGAATGCTACCTGGGCAAGATCTTTACATCAGGATGGCTGCTTCTGATTTAG ATTACACTTCAAGCTCAAAGGGCAAGAAATTCAATATAGTAAAATTGACTTCATCATTGTTGATTGTACCGCTGGCTCTGAGTTTGGTGACTATGATTATGAAATTCTATAAACGGAAATGGAAGGAGATGAAACCAGTTCAACCAGAGTTGTTATTGGTAGAAGATCAAACGTTATTTGAAGCATCTACAATAACAAGAGCAACTGAAAACTTTTCAATCAAGAACAAGATTGGAGAGGGAGGGTATGGACCTGTTTACAAG GGAGTTCTAGACGATGGTAGGGAAATAGCTGTGAAAAGGCTTTCAAAAACTTCTACTCAAGGACTTGAAGAGTTCAAAAATGAAGTCAATTTTATTGCCAAACTTCAACATAGAAATCTTGTGAATCTTCTTGGATGGTGCATTAAAGGGGAGGAAATGTTGTTGATATATGAATACATGCCAAACAAAAGCTTGGACTCATTTATATTTG ATAATTCAAGGAGAGTGTTACTTGATTGGACAAAACGCTTTGACATTATCAATGGAATTGCTAGAGGGCTTTTATATTTGCACCAAGATTCCCGTTTAAGAATTATTCATAGAGACCTTAAAGCTAGCAACATTTTGTTGGATATTGACATGAACCCAAAGATATCAGACTTTGGCCTAGCTAGAAGCATTGGAGGAAATGAAACAGGAGCAAATACAGCCCGAGTAGCTGGAACACA TGGCTACATGTCGCCGGAGTATGCAGGAAATGGGATGTTCTCTACTAAATCAGATGTGTTCAGCTTTGGTGTCTCGGTGTTAGAAATTGTGAGTGGGAGAAGAAATAGGGGATTTTCTCACCAAGATCACTATGAGAACCTTCCTAGTTAT GCTTGGAAGCTTTATAGAGATGGAAGATCAATTGAACTACTAGATGAGCATTTGGTTGAATCATGCAATTTGACTCAAGTTCTAAGATCAATTCACATTGGGTTATTATGCGTTCAACAACACCCTGAAGATAGGCCAAGCATGTATTCCGTAGTTCAAATGTTGTCCAATGATGCGGACTTGCCCATTGCTAAAAAACCTGGTTTTTTCACAGGAAGGGAAATTGAGACCCATATTTCTACTATGGAAATAACTGATTCTGTAAATGAAATCACCATTTCATTGTTAAATCCTCGTTAA